One Caulobacter segnis genomic window carries:
- a CDS encoding TetR/AcrR family transcriptional regulator, with protein sequence MTVVLKKPHKSARKPKGDGHLRRGEILAAAERIFIAEGYSGATIRKIADAVGVSSTALYMHFRDKDQILLEISNDAIERLLELNTQIAAQPIDPVARVRVMLEAYMQFALDNPNTYQLVFCSAGDHISADKTADVLALGDRCFEKFSEPVHQIAAQGRLRSGSAKEAAEVLWSGCHGLVSLLITKPSRGWSEPDQLMKVMLDGLLYGLVTD encoded by the coding sequence GTGACGGTCGTTCTGAAGAAGCCTCACAAATCCGCGCGAAAGCCCAAGGGCGACGGGCACTTGCGTCGGGGCGAGATCCTGGCGGCGGCCGAGAGGATCTTCATCGCCGAGGGCTATTCGGGCGCGACGATCCGCAAGATCGCCGACGCCGTGGGCGTGTCGTCGACCGCGCTCTACATGCACTTCCGCGACAAGGACCAGATCCTGCTGGAGATCAGCAACGACGCCATCGAGCGTCTGCTGGAGCTCAACACCCAGATCGCCGCCCAGCCCATCGATCCCGTCGCGCGCGTGCGAGTGATGCTGGAGGCGTACATGCAGTTCGCCCTCGACAACCCCAACACCTACCAGCTGGTGTTCTGCAGCGCCGGCGACCATATCTCGGCCGACAAGACCGCCGACGTCCTGGCGCTGGGCGACCGCTGCTTCGAGAAGTTCAGCGAGCCGGTGCACCAGATCGCCGCCCAGGGCCGCCTGCGCTCGGGCTCGGCCAAGGAGGCGGCCGAGGTGCTGTGGAGCGGCTGCCATGGCCTGGTCTCGCTGCTGATCACCAAGCCCTCGCGCGGCTGGTCCGAGCCCGACCAACTGATGAAGGTCATGCTGGACGGCCTGCTGTACGGCCTGGTCACGGACTGA